One genomic segment of Acidimicrobiales bacterium includes these proteins:
- a CDS encoding peroxide stress protein YaaA, which yields MATPLILLPPSEGKAGGGTGSPWADSPQSFPDLAVHRRKVIAALADAMAGPVEARSRILGVGAAKADEAAAANRSVDSALTLPAIQRYTGVLYDALDYPALSAAVRHGVDRQVVIFSGLWGAVRPTDPIPDYKLKMGATLPGLGKPARFWKPLLTDALTGAASGTVWDLLPNEHTAAWDPTVAGRRIRVRFLDDVEKGGERTLVTVSHWNKLLKGALVRHVVERGLDDPEDLVGFQHPEGYRYEPSLTVVDGSTTEVALVSRR from the coding sequence GTGGCCACCCCGCTGATCCTCCTCCCTCCCTCTGAGGGCAAGGCGGGAGGAGGCACTGGCTCACCGTGGGCCGATTCTCCGCAGTCGTTCCCTGACCTGGCCGTGCACCGCCGGAAGGTCATCGCCGCCCTGGCCGACGCCATGGCCGGGCCGGTCGAAGCCCGGTCCCGGATCCTCGGGGTGGGCGCGGCCAAGGCCGACGAGGCCGCGGCGGCTAATAGGTCCGTGGATTCCGCGTTAACCCTTCCAGCCATCCAGCGCTACACCGGCGTCCTCTATGACGCTCTCGACTATCCCGCTCTGTCGGCGGCCGTCCGACACGGGGTGGACCGCCAGGTGGTCATCTTCTCGGGACTCTGGGGTGCGGTGAGACCAACCGACCCGATCCCGGACTACAAGCTGAAAATGGGGGCGACGCTGCCCGGGTTGGGAAAGCCGGCCCGCTTCTGGAAGCCACTCCTCACCGACGCCCTGACTGGAGCCGCGTCGGGCACAGTCTGGGACCTCCTCCCCAACGAGCACACTGCGGCCTGGGATCCGACGGTCGCCGGCCGTCGGATCCGGGTGCGATTCCTGGACGACGTCGAGAAGGGTGGAGAGCGCACGCTGGTCACCGTGTCGCACTGGAACAAGTTGCTGAAGGGCGCTCTGGTGCGCCATGTCGTGGAGCGCGGCCTGGACGACCCTGAAGACCTTGTCGGCTTCCAACACCCCGAGGGCTACCGCTACGAACCGTCGCTCACCGTGGTCGACGGCTCCACGACCGAGGTCGCCCTGGTGTCCCGGCGTTGA
- a CDS encoding YbjN domain-containing protein encodes MSDEARPLGPVELDTLEALIDGWFDRTLAENPVLAAVERDHDGGSTDRRWLARLVGEEKDASTIRLSLRQRMLHHETYVMPAPEENHAAFHEHLLRRNRGLVGVSFCVGEEDAVFLVGAIPADTVDHQVLDRLLGTVWTAIEQCFRPALRIGFASRFGG; translated from the coding sequence GTGTCCGACGAAGCACGACCGCTCGGACCCGTCGAGCTCGACACCCTCGAGGCGCTCATCGACGGGTGGTTTGACCGGACCCTGGCCGAGAACCCGGTCCTGGCCGCCGTCGAACGTGACCACGACGGCGGGTCGACCGACCGACGCTGGTTGGCCCGGCTGGTCGGGGAGGAAAAGGACGCCTCGACCATTCGCCTCTCGCTCCGACAGCGGATGCTGCACCACGAGACCTACGTCATGCCCGCTCCCGAGGAGAACCACGCGGCGTTCCACGAGCACCTGTTGCGGCGCAACCGCGGCCTGGTCGGGGTGTCGTTCTGCGTGGGTGAGGAGGACGCCGTGTTCCTGGTCGGGGCTATTCCAGCGGACACGGTGGACCACCAGGTGCTGGACCGGCTGCTGGGCACAGTGTGGACGGCCATCGAACAGTGCTTCCGCCCGGCGCTGCGTATCGGGTTCGCCAGCCGGTTCGGGGGCTGA
- a CDS encoding FAD-binding protein yields MPRCSSLGRLTFEAGERVSGSRGGGIRADGSWRNWAGNQSSRPVRIERPASESEVGDLVRRATADGLRVRVVGAGHSFTPIARTDDVLVSLDGLTGIEAVDDTSGRVRVRAGTRLFDLNPRLDARGLAMPNLGDIAYQSVAGAISTSTHGTGLGFQSIAAGVVGLRLVVGDGSVVVLDDDNDPDLRDVAQVGLGALGIVTEVTLQCVPVFNLHAVEEILPIDEVVTSFDGWADTTDHVEFFWMPHTGFAQVKRNMRTTDTPPPARDLRHSMRRRWKRFKNKELLENVAFGAMNHLGRLQPSLIPRLNGLVFEKGGRAEYLTTSYEVFASERRVRFYEMEYAVPREDGLEAFSRVRALIDTLDRPISFPIEFRILGGDDIPLSTAAGRDSCFIAVHVFRGTPYDQYFRGVEAIMDDYNGRPHWGKLHFQDADVLADRYPQWDRFQAARDRLDPVRRFTNDYLDRVLGP; encoded by the coding sequence ATGCCGAGGTGTTCGAGTCTTGGCCGGTTGACCTTCGAGGCTGGTGAGCGGGTGAGCGGTTCCAGAGGCGGTGGGATCAGGGCTGATGGTTCGTGGCGAAATTGGGCCGGTAATCAGAGCAGCCGGCCGGTCCGCATAGAACGACCGGCGTCGGAGTCCGAGGTCGGAGATCTGGTGCGACGGGCGACGGCCGACGGCTTGCGGGTACGGGTCGTGGGGGCTGGCCACTCGTTCACTCCCATTGCCCGGACTGATGACGTGCTGGTCAGCCTCGACGGTCTGACTGGGATCGAGGCGGTTGACGACACCAGTGGCCGGGTGCGGGTGCGGGCTGGCACCCGCCTGTTCGACCTCAACCCCAGGCTTGATGCTCGGGGATTGGCTATGCCCAACCTCGGGGACATCGCCTACCAGTCGGTGGCCGGCGCCATCTCAACATCAACCCACGGCACTGGCCTCGGCTTCCAGTCGATCGCTGCGGGGGTAGTGGGGCTGCGGTTGGTGGTTGGCGACGGATCGGTCGTAGTCCTCGATGACGACAACGACCCTGACCTACGCGACGTAGCTCAGGTGGGTCTTGGTGCCCTGGGCATTGTCACCGAGGTGACCCTGCAATGCGTCCCGGTGTTCAACCTGCATGCCGTAGAGGAAATCCTCCCCATCGATGAAGTCGTGACGTCGTTTGACGGATGGGCGGACACAACCGACCATGTCGAGTTCTTCTGGATGCCCCATACCGGCTTCGCCCAGGTAAAGCGCAACATGCGCACTACCGATACGCCGCCACCGGCCCGGGATCTCCGTCACTCGATGCGTCGCCGGTGGAAGCGGTTCAAGAACAAGGAGTTGCTGGAGAACGTGGCCTTTGGGGCCATGAACCACCTTGGGCGGCTCCAACCGTCGCTCATACCAAGGCTCAACGGTTTGGTGTTCGAGAAGGGCGGTCGAGCCGAGTACTTAACGACCTCATACGAGGTTTTCGCGAGTGAGCGGCGGGTTCGTTTCTACGAGATGGAGTATGCCGTGCCTCGCGAAGACGGACTTGAAGCGTTCAGTCGGGTACGGGCACTAATCGACACGCTGGACCGACCGATCAGTTTCCCGATCGAGTTCCGGATATTAGGTGGTGACGACATTCCGCTATCGACAGCAGCCGGGCGGGATTCCTGCTTTATCGCCGTCCATGTCTTTCGAGGAACGCCGTACGACCAATATTTCAGAGGGGTGGAGGCGATCATGGACGATTACAACGGCCGGCCCCACTGGGGCAAGCTCCACTTCCAGGATGCGGACGTGCTGGCCGACCGCTATCCGCAGTGGGATCGGTTCCAAGCTGCCCGAGACCGCCTCGACCCAGTCCGCCGCTTCACCAACGACTACCTGGACCGCGTCCTCGGCCCGTAG
- the proC gene encoding pyrroline-5-carboxylate reductase, with protein MATRLQVIGGGKMGEALLGGLVADGWATPGELHVVEPDEDRRRVLADAVAGISCGEAPVADVDTLVAVKPHVVVDVCHELATLGVPRVLSIAAGVRTEAMEAVLGNDVPVVRVMPNTPALVGQGAAAVAGGRAATPADLEWATGILAAVGEVVVVEEALLDAVTGLSGSGPAYLFLLAEALIDAGEAEGLPRDVAVALTEQTLLGAATLLCRSDDPPSTLRENVTSEGGTTAAGLAVFEAGGFRDLVRGVVAAATERSRELGDR; from the coding sequence GTGGCCACGAGACTCCAGGTGATCGGCGGCGGAAAGATGGGCGAGGCGCTGCTCGGCGGCCTAGTGGCCGACGGATGGGCCACTCCGGGCGAACTTCATGTCGTGGAGCCCGACGAGGACCGTCGCCGGGTCCTGGCCGACGCAGTGGCCGGGATCTCCTGCGGCGAGGCGCCGGTGGCCGACGTTGACACCCTGGTGGCAGTTAAGCCCCACGTGGTGGTCGATGTGTGCCACGAATTGGCCACCCTCGGGGTTCCCCGTGTGCTGTCGATCGCCGCCGGCGTGAGGACCGAGGCAATGGAGGCCGTCCTAGGCAACGACGTCCCAGTGGTACGGGTGATGCCCAACACCCCGGCGCTGGTTGGCCAAGGCGCCGCCGCGGTGGCTGGCGGGCGGGCGGCGACACCCGCCGACCTGGAGTGGGCGACGGGGATCCTGGCAGCGGTGGGTGAGGTCGTCGTCGTTGAGGAGGCGCTGCTGGACGCTGTCACTGGGCTGTCCGGTTCCGGGCCCGCCTACCTCTTCCTCCTGGCCGAGGCGCTGATCGACGCTGGGGAGGCCGAGGGCCTCCCGCGGGACGTCGCCGTGGCCCTAACCGAGCAGACCCTGCTGGGTGCTGCCACACTGCTGTGCCGGTCGGACGACCCACCGTCCACCCTCCGAGAGAACGTCACCTCCGAAGGCGGGACCACGGCCGCCGGCCTAGCCGTGTTCGAGGCCGGAGGCTTCCGGGACCTGGTCCGAGGCGTAGTCGCGGCGGCCACCGAGCGGTCCCGCGAGCTGGGTGACCGCTGA
- a CDS encoding glutamyl-tRNA reductase, whose amino-acid sequence MSVVVVGLNHRTVPLDLLERMTVPASRLPKALADLGSREHVTEAVVLSTCNRIEVYAFAEKFHGAYQDIRDFFAESSHVAPEEFSDYLTGLYDADAARHLFSVASGLDSAVLGEHEILGQVRSAWETAATEDSVGPVLNPLFRHALEVGKRVRTDTAISRNITSVSQAAVAMATERLGGLEGRQVLVVGAGEMGEGLARALHSGGVAGILVANRTWERAVDVAERLGGTPVRLDDLPRHLATVDVLLTSTGASAVILEHGDLATVVGRRDGRNLLVVDIAVPRDVDPTAGEIDGVTLLDMDDLRAFAEAGIRERQREITAVQAIVDAELDRYVDESTARSVAPLVSSLRNRGEEVRAGELERLAARLGDLDPRQKEAVEALAAGIVGKLLHEPTVRMKDAAGSARGERLAEALRDLFDL is encoded by the coding sequence TTGTCGGTCGTCGTAGTTGGTCTGAACCACCGCACCGTGCCGCTCGACCTACTGGAGCGGATGACGGTCCCGGCATCCCGCCTGCCCAAGGCGCTGGCCGACCTGGGCTCGCGCGAGCACGTCACCGAGGCCGTCGTCCTGTCGACCTGCAACCGGATTGAGGTCTACGCCTTCGCCGAGAAGTTCCACGGCGCCTATCAGGACATCCGAGACTTCTTCGCCGAGTCCTCCCACGTAGCGCCCGAGGAGTTCTCCGACTATCTGACCGGCCTCTACGACGCCGACGCGGCTCGCCACTTGTTCTCAGTGGCTTCCGGCCTGGACTCGGCCGTGCTGGGCGAGCACGAGATTCTTGGGCAGGTACGCAGCGCGTGGGAAACGGCGGCTACCGAGGACTCGGTCGGCCCGGTCCTGAACCCACTGTTTCGCCACGCCCTCGAGGTGGGGAAGCGGGTCCGGACCGATACTGCAATCTCCCGGAACATCACGTCGGTCTCCCAGGCCGCAGTGGCCATGGCCACCGAGCGTCTCGGAGGCCTGGAAGGCCGCCAGGTACTGGTGGTGGGGGCCGGTGAGATGGGTGAGGGCTTGGCCCGTGCCCTTCACAGCGGTGGTGTGGCCGGGATCCTGGTCGCCAATCGCACCTGGGAGCGGGCCGTCGACGTGGCCGAACGCCTTGGTGGGACACCGGTCCGCCTAGATGATCTCCCCCGGCACCTGGCCACGGTGGACGTGCTCCTGACCTCCACCGGAGCGTCGGCCGTAATCCTGGAGCACGGAGACCTGGCTACCGTGGTCGGTCGGCGCGACGGACGGAATCTCCTCGTCGTGGACATCGCGGTGCCCCGCGACGTGGACCCGACGGCCGGCGAGATCGACGGCGTGACGCTCCTGGATATGGACGACCTGCGAGCCTTCGCCGAGGCTGGCATCCGAGAACGCCAGCGCGAGATCACCGCCGTACAGGCCATCGTGGACGCCGAGTTGGACCGCTACGTCGACGAGTCAACGGCCCGGTCGGTGGCCCCTCTGGTGTCCAGCCTCCGGAACCGTGGCGAGGAGGTACGGGCTGGCGAACTGGAGCGCCTGGCCGCTCGGCTGGGTGATCTGGATCCCCGCCAGAAGGAGGCCGTGGAGGCACTGGCTGCCGGGATCGTGGGCAAGCTCTTGCACGAGCCGACGGTCCGGATGAAGGACGCCGCCGGCTCAGCCCGCGGCGAACGGTTGGCCGAGGCCCTACGCGACCTCTTCGACCTCTAG
- the hemC gene encoding hydroxymethylbilane synthase: protein MRIRAATRGSALARWQVDRLAELLATVLPDVTLEPVVVETAGDRDQVTPLDEMGGQGVFVKEVQAAVLDGRADVAVHSAKDLPAATPDGLVLAAVPERADARDALVGCRWADLGPGATVATGSIRRRAHLSHLRPDLAFSGLRGNIETRLSKAEGFDAVVVAAAALDRLGLVPDIVDRLDPTVLLPQVAQGALAVECRSGDVDVGEVLKAVEDPVARRAVDAERAFLAELGAGCDLPIAAHAVLDGDEVVLIGALSSSDGSVLIREQRQSVDGERLGRAVARHLLDDRGGIRLMEAG, encoded by the coding sequence GTGCGCATCCGGGCAGCCACCCGGGGAAGCGCGTTGGCCCGTTGGCAGGTCGACCGGCTGGCCGAGCTGCTGGCCACCGTCCTCCCCGACGTCACTCTCGAACCGGTAGTCGTGGAGACCGCCGGAGACCGCGACCAGGTCACCCCGTTAGATGAGATGGGGGGACAGGGGGTCTTTGTGAAGGAGGTCCAGGCCGCGGTGCTCGACGGACGGGCCGATGTAGCTGTCCACTCGGCCAAGGACCTGCCAGCCGCCACGCCCGACGGCCTGGTGCTGGCCGCCGTGCCCGAGCGGGCCGACGCCCGCGACGCCCTAGTGGGTTGCCGGTGGGCCGACCTGGGACCAGGGGCCACGGTGGCCACCGGGTCCATCCGGCGTCGGGCCCACCTGTCCCACCTACGCCCCGATCTGGCCTTCTCGGGGCTGCGGGGCAACATTGAGACACGGCTGTCCAAGGCGGAGGGGTTTGACGCCGTAGTGGTGGCCGCCGCCGCCCTGGACCGGCTGGGACTGGTGCCCGACATCGTCGATCGCCTCGACCCGACGGTCCTGCTACCCCAGGTAGCCCAAGGGGCGCTGGCCGTCGAATGCCGCTCCGGTGACGTCGACGTAGGCGAGGTCCTAAAGGCCGTGGAGGACCCGGTGGCCCGCCGGGCCGTGGACGCCGAGCGGGCCTTCCTGGCCGAGTTGGGCGCAGGCTGTGACCTCCCGATCGCCGCCCACGCCGTACTGGACGGTGACGAGGTGGTGCTCATCGGTGCCCTCTCCTCCTCCGATGGTTCGGTGCTGATTCGCGAGCAACGCCAGTCAGTCGATGGAGAGAGGTTGGGCCGAGCTGTAGCCCGTCACCTTCTCGACGATCGCGGCGGCATCCGGCTGATGGAGGCCGGATGA
- a CDS encoding histidine phosphatase family protein produces the protein MTRLLVVRHGQSEWNAIGRWQGRADPPLTDEGRRQAADAAKVLGTFDAVVASPLVRAVETAAVLADHLGIGPILVDADLMERDAGEWQGLTRTEIESGWPNFLESGRRPPGYETDQAMGARVRAALDRVSDQVGDGDVLVVSHGGVVYALEEACGEPWRRVPNLGARWFDLSGGVLTVGHRVELIADGTIPDVL, from the coding sequence ATGACCCGCTTGCTCGTCGTCCGTCACGGCCAGTCGGAGTGGAACGCCATCGGTCGATGGCAGGGGCGGGCCGACCCGCCACTGACCGATGAGGGTCGGCGCCAGGCGGCTGACGCGGCAAAGGTCCTCGGGACGTTCGACGCCGTGGTGGCCTCACCTCTCGTCCGGGCCGTTGAAACGGCTGCCGTCCTGGCCGACCACTTGGGGATCGGACCGATACTGGTGGACGCCGACCTGATGGAACGTGACGCCGGCGAGTGGCAGGGCCTCACCCGAACCGAGATCGAGTCCGGCTGGCCCAACTTCCTGGAATCCGGACGCCGACCCCCCGGCTACGAGACGGATCAGGCCATGGGGGCCCGGGTCCGGGCCGCGCTGGACCGGGTGTCGGACCAGGTGGGCGACGGCGACGTGCTGGTCGTCTCCCATGGCGGTGTGGTGTATGCCTTGGAGGAAGCCTGTGGGGAACCGTGGCGCAGGGTCCCCAACCTCGGGGCCCGGTGGTTCGACTTGTCGGGCGGTGTCCTCACGGTGGGCCACCGGGTGGAGTTGATCGCCGACGGGACCATCCCCGACGTGCTCTGA
- a CDS encoding SAM-dependent chlorinase/fluorinase: MGRRHDTISFLSDYGIDDEFVGVVHSVLRSIAPHAVIVDITHGIAAHDVRAGGLALARSAQYLCPGVVLAVVDPGVGTDRRAVAVEVGDGESVLVGPDNGLLAPAVAMVGGADRAVSLTDPAWHLPTPGSTFDGRDVFAPVAAHLATGVDLAELGDQIQPAGLFPGVLPVAVAEVDGLHAEVLWIDRFGNIQLNVGPEELDGLGPGDRFGIRLADRLVPAQRVLAYDDVPAGGLGVLVDSCGLVSVVAARASAAADLGLVAGASVVLTVGANSDRSATSVHLGDRPVSHAPGEA; the protein is encoded by the coding sequence GTGGGCCGGCGCCACGACACCATCTCGTTTCTTTCCGACTACGGGATCGACGACGAGTTCGTCGGGGTCGTCCACTCGGTGCTCCGCAGCATCGCCCCCCACGCGGTGATCGTGGACATCACCCACGGGATCGCCGCCCACGACGTGCGGGCCGGTGGCCTGGCCCTGGCCCGGAGCGCCCAGTACCTGTGTCCGGGTGTGGTACTGGCCGTCGTCGATCCCGGGGTGGGAACCGACCGACGAGCGGTGGCTGTCGAGGTGGGTGACGGGGAGTCGGTACTAGTGGGCCCAGACAACGGCCTGCTGGCTCCGGCGGTGGCCATGGTGGGGGGCGCCGACCGGGCCGTTTCGTTGACCGACCCGGCCTGGCACCTTCCGACCCCCGGTTCGACCTTCGACGGTCGTGACGTCTTTGCGCCGGTGGCCGCCCACCTGGCAACCGGGGTGGACCTGGCCGAACTGGGAGACCAGATCCAGCCGGCCGGCCTGTTCCCCGGCGTCCTCCCGGTGGCCGTGGCCGAGGTCGACGGCCTGCACGCCGAGGTGCTGTGGATCGACCGGTTCGGCAACATCCAGCTGAACGTGGGTCCTGAGGAACTGGACGGCCTGGGACCGGGAGACCGGTTCGGGATCCGACTGGCTGACCGACTTGTTCCCGCCCAGCGGGTTTTGGCCTACGACGACGTCCCGGCCGGTGGGCTGGGCGTCCTGGTCGACTCGTGTGGTCTGGTGTCCGTAGTGGCCGCCCGGGCCTCGGCGGCGGCCGATCTGGGGCTGGTGGCCGGAGCCTCCGTGGTCCTCACCGTGGGCGCCAATTCCGATCGGTCGGCCACGTCGGTCCACCTCGGCGACCGGCCTGTTTCCCATGCCCCGGGGGAGGCCTGA
- a CDS encoding MoaD/ThiS family protein, whose amino-acid sequence MAVLRLFASVRVAAGTGKIDVPGDTVGDVLAAADEKFGQGFAGMAATCRVWLNGESATATDVVGTDDEVALIPPVSGG is encoded by the coding sequence ATGGCCGTGCTGCGCCTCTTTGCTTCGGTTCGGGTCGCCGCCGGAACCGGAAAGATCGACGTCCCCGGGGACACCGTGGGGGACGTACTCGCGGCGGCCGACGAGAAGTTCGGACAAGGGTTCGCTGGGATGGCTGCCACCTGCCGGGTGTGGCTGAACGGCGAGTCGGCGACAGCCACCGACGTCGTGGGTACCGACGACGAGGTAGCCCTGATCCCGCCGGTCTCGGGGGGCTGA
- a CDS encoding glycosyltransferase has protein sequence MNVYVRQLASALSQAGGRSTVFTRRVDADVPTVVDVEPGFRVVHVEAGAHDLPKEDLLAVVDEFADGVADHLDIHPDHDGILANYWLSGVAGHRLKHELDLPLITTFHTLARVKAETGDPEPLRRVEAETAVVGCSDLMLANGPEEADQLVELYGADPNRIEVVPPGVDHAFFNPGPQVVARRATGLGSGPVLLFAGRIQPLKGVDVAVRALAELGRDDARLVVVGGASGSDGSDEERRVREVAESHGLADRVQFVPPQPHHSLAYWYRAADVVVMPSRSESFGLVALEAAACGIPVVAAAVGGLRSLVDDGQTGYLIEGRDPVDYAVHVARILDDPVVASRMSAAATERSWSYTWSATAARLRRICDDLTSRTLVDCA, from the coding sequence ATGAACGTCTACGTCCGCCAGTTGGCCTCCGCCCTCTCCCAGGCTGGTGGACGATCCACGGTGTTCACCCGTCGGGTGGACGCCGACGTGCCCACCGTGGTCGATGTGGAGCCCGGCTTCCGGGTCGTTCACGTGGAGGCCGGTGCCCACGACCTTCCCAAGGAGGACCTGCTGGCCGTGGTGGACGAGTTCGCCGACGGCGTGGCCGACCACCTAGACATTCACCCCGACCACGACGGGATCCTGGCCAACTACTGGCTGAGTGGGGTGGCCGGTCACCGGCTAAAGCACGAGTTGGACCTTCCGCTCATCACCACGTTCCACACCTTGGCCCGGGTCAAGGCCGAGACGGGCGACCCGGAGCCACTCCGTCGCGTCGAGGCTGAGACTGCCGTGGTGGGCTGCTCCGACCTGATGTTGGCTAACGGCCCGGAGGAGGCCGACCAGCTAGTGGAGCTCTACGGGGCGGACCCGAACCGCATCGAGGTTGTCCCGCCAGGCGTTGACCATGCTTTCTTTAATCCGGGTCCGCAGGTCGTGGCCCGGCGGGCCACCGGCCTGGGGTCCGGTCCGGTCCTGCTGTTCGCAGGTCGTATCCAGCCTCTCAAGGGCGTCGACGTGGCCGTGCGGGCCCTGGCCGAGCTGGGCCGGGACGACGCCCGCTTAGTGGTGGTCGGCGGAGCCAGCGGTAGCGACGGTTCCGACGAGGAGCGTCGTGTCCGCGAGGTCGCCGAGTCCCACGGCCTGGCCGACCGCGTCCAGTTCGTCCCCCCGCAACCCCACCACTCGCTGGCCTACTGGTACCGGGCCGCTGACGTGGTGGTCATGCCGAGTCGGTCCGAGTCATTCGGTCTGGTAGCCCTGGAGGCTGCGGCGTGTGGCATCCCCGTGGTGGCCGCGGCGGTTGGCGGCCTTCGCTCGTTGGTCGACGACGGCCAGACCGGCTACCTGATTGAGGGCCGGGATCCGGTGGATTACGCCGTCCACGTGGCCCGAATCCTGGACGATCCCGTGGTCGCATCACGCATGTCGGCCGCAGCGACCGAACGGTCGTGGTCCTACACCTGGTCGGCCACCGCGGCGAGGCTCCGAAGGATCTGCGATGACCTGACGTCGCGGACCCTCGTGGACTGCGCCTGA
- a CDS encoding redox-sensing transcriptional repressor Rex: MTAVAESEPSEPIPGATVARLPLYLRGLVDRAEAGVETVSSVELADLAGVNAANVRKDLSYLHAHGTRGVGYDVDHLITEISLVLGGDEPNPVIIVGVGNLGRALSSYDGFVAGGFPVAGLVDADPAVVGRRIAGKVVRSVDDLGTLVTETGSTVGIVATPAHAAQEAANRLVAAGIRSILNFAPAVVVVPGHVGLRQVDLATELQILGYHQHRRSDDDPIMGRVAG, translated from the coding sequence ATGACGGCAGTCGCAGAATCGGAACCGAGCGAGCCCATTCCCGGGGCCACCGTTGCCCGCCTGCCCCTCTATCTCCGGGGCCTGGTCGACCGGGCCGAGGCGGGGGTGGAGACGGTGTCGTCGGTGGAACTGGCCGATTTGGCCGGGGTGAACGCGGCCAATGTCCGCAAAGACCTGTCCTACCTCCACGCCCACGGGACCCGCGGGGTGGGCTACGACGTTGACCACCTGATCACCGAGATTTCCCTGGTCCTGGGAGGCGACGAACCCAACCCGGTGATCATCGTGGGCGTCGGCAACCTAGGACGGGCCCTCAGCAGCTACGACGGCTTCGTGGCCGGCGGGTTCCCGGTGGCTGGCTTGGTCGACGCCGACCCGGCAGTGGTCGGCCGACGAATCGCCGGCAAGGTCGTACGTTCGGTGGACGACCTCGGGACCCTGGTAACTGAGACTGGGAGCACTGTGGGCATCGTGGCCACTCCGGCCCATGCCGCCCAAGAGGCCGCCAACCGCTTAGTAGCCGCCGGGATCCGATCCATCCTCAACTTCGCGCCGGCCGTCGTCGTCGTGCCCGGCCACGTCGGCCTTCGCCAGGTCGACTTGGCCACCGAGCTCCAGATCCTCGGTTATCACCAACACCGCCGTTCGGACGACGACCCCATCATGGGTCGGGTTGCCGGATAG
- a CDS encoding MFS transporter: MTSVRTGPPSRLLVFAVTAMALLNNSVLMSSTPEILESFGEPIGRAGMLIAAGTVIGIVAAPAIGFLADRYGRKRVLVPCLLIFGVFGSLGGFSPSFRWLLAVRVVQGLGSAGLINLVVVLITDHWSGTERTRLLGQNSAVITAVLAVFPFLGGATTDLFGWRWNFAYYGLALVVGAVVARSLHDPWEGRTDPVGRQLRDALAELSVPVNAMAIVLGSLTFFVMFGVFLTLIPIHLDEVFGLGPTKRGIVAAVPAVTSTATALVVTWFRARMSIRAMVAVGLGVFAATFVAMGLGNLWLLVAAAAVYGLAEGATIPTLQDLVAEQAPERLRGALMAFWVGGLRIGQTTGPMVVGAAIGWWTTGTVLVAAGVVVASIALIVGRSRILPTARLPQDRSQ; the protein is encoded by the coding sequence GTGACCTCCGTTCGGACCGGGCCTCCCTCCCGGCTGCTGGTCTTCGCCGTCACGGCGATGGCACTGCTCAACAACTCGGTCCTGATGAGCTCCACCCCGGAGATCCTGGAGTCCTTCGGGGAGCCAATCGGGCGGGCTGGGATGTTGATCGCCGCCGGGACGGTCATCGGGATCGTGGCCGCCCCGGCTATCGGGTTCCTAGCCGACCGTTACGGGCGCAAGCGTGTCCTCGTCCCGTGCCTCCTGATCTTCGGGGTCTTCGGCAGCCTGGGCGGCTTCAGCCCGTCGTTCAGGTGGCTGCTGGCCGTCCGGGTCGTCCAGGGTCTGGGGTCGGCGGGCCTCATCAACCTGGTCGTCGTGCTGATCACCGACCACTGGTCGGGGACTGAGCGAACCCGCCTCCTCGGGCAGAACTCGGCGGTCATCACGGCCGTTCTGGCCGTGTTCCCGTTCCTCGGTGGAGCTACCACCGACCTGTTCGGTTGGCGGTGGAACTTCGCCTACTACGGCCTGGCCCTCGTGGTGGGGGCCGTAGTGGCCCGTTCGCTCCACGACCCGTGGGAGGGTCGAACGGACCCGGTGGGACGACAACTCCGCGACGCCCTAGCCGAGCTGTCGGTTCCCGTGAACGCCATGGCCATCGTTCTCGGCTCGCTGACCTTCTTTGTCATGTTCGGGGTGTTCCTAACCCTCATTCCAATTCACCTCGACGAGGTATTCGGGCTTGGACCGACGAAACGGGGAATCGTGGCCGCCGTTCCCGCCGTGACCTCCACCGCCACCGCGCTGGTTGTGACCTGGTTCCGGGCCCGGATGTCGATCAGGGCCATGGTGGCCGTGGGCCTAGGGGTGTTCGCCGCCACCTTTGTGGCCATGGGACTCGGCAACCTTTGGCTGCTGGTGGCCGCGGCCGCCGTCTACGGCCTGGCAGAGGGTGCCACCATCCCGACCCTCCAGGACCTGGTTGCCGAACAGGCCCCCGAACGCCTCCGTGGGGCCCTTATGGCCTTCTGGGTAGGTGGCCTCCGGATCGGCCAGACCACCGGGCCGATGGTCGTCGGGGCGGCCATCGGCTGGTGGACTACCGGGACCGTTCTGGTGGCAGCCGGCGTCGTAGTGGCCAGCATCGCCCTCATCGTTGGCCGCTCCCGGATCTTGCCGACGGCTCGGCTCCCGCAGGACCGGAGCCAGTAG